One window of Trinickia caryophylli genomic DNA carries:
- a CDS encoding acyl-CoA dehydrogenase family protein has protein sequence MDLDFTEKEHAFRDEVRRFLAESLPPRIAHKVRHGQRLRREDMAQWHALVNARGWLASHWPREYGGPGWTPIERFVFENECALAHAPRIVPFGVNMLGPVLIEYGSDAQKRHWLPRILDGSDWWCQGYSEPGAGSDLAGLSTRAVRVADSDGDYYVVNGQKTWTTLGHYANMMFCLVRTDPHARKQEGISFLLVDMRSPGVEVRPIVTLDGEHEVNEVFLTDVRVPAGNLVGEENRGWTYAKYLLTYERTNIAGVGFSMAALERLRHVAGQILENGRPLAEDSLFAARVARVTIDLENMKTTNLRMIAAAAGGATPGVQSSMLKVRGTQIRQTLASLMRRALGPYARPFVDEAFDEGYDGGPLGPVDVFDAAKSDFNQYKLSIYGGSNEIQKNIIAQALLGL, from the coding sequence ATGGACCTCGATTTCACTGAAAAGGAACATGCGTTTCGCGACGAAGTGCGGCGCTTTCTCGCGGAATCGCTGCCGCCGCGGATCGCACACAAGGTGCGCCACGGGCAACGGCTTCGGCGCGAAGACATGGCGCAATGGCATGCGCTCGTCAACGCGCGCGGGTGGCTCGCGAGTCACTGGCCGCGCGAATACGGCGGCCCTGGCTGGACACCGATCGAGCGCTTCGTCTTCGAAAACGAATGTGCGCTCGCGCATGCGCCGCGCATCGTGCCGTTCGGCGTGAACATGCTCGGCCCCGTGCTGATCGAATACGGCAGCGACGCGCAAAAACGCCACTGGCTGCCACGCATTCTCGACGGCTCGGACTGGTGGTGCCAGGGTTATTCGGAGCCCGGCGCGGGCTCCGATCTGGCCGGGCTCTCGACACGCGCCGTACGCGTTGCCGATTCCGACGGCGATTACTACGTCGTGAACGGCCAGAAAACCTGGACCACCCTCGGCCACTACGCCAACATGATGTTCTGCCTCGTGCGCACCGATCCCCACGCGCGCAAGCAGGAAGGCATCAGCTTTTTGCTCGTCGACATGCGCTCGCCCGGCGTCGAAGTGCGCCCGATCGTCACGCTCGACGGCGAGCACGAGGTCAACGAGGTATTTCTCACAGACGTGCGCGTGCCGGCCGGCAACCTCGTTGGCGAAGAAAACCGTGGCTGGACGTACGCAAAATACCTGCTGACCTACGAGCGCACGAACATTGCGGGCGTCGGCTTTTCGATGGCTGCGCTCGAACGCCTGCGCCACGTGGCCGGGCAGATTCTCGAAAACGGCCGCCCGCTCGCCGAGGACTCGCTCTTCGCTGCGCGCGTGGCACGCGTGACGATCGACCTCGAGAACATGAAGACGACGAACCTGCGCATGATCGCGGCCGCGGCGGGCGGCGCTACGCCTGGCGTGCAAAGCTCCATGCTGAAGGTGCGCGGCACGCAAATTCGCCAGACCCTCGCTTCGCTCATGCGCCGAGCGCTCGGGCCTTATGCCCGGCCGTTCGTCGACGAAGCGTTCGACGAGGGCTACGACGGCGGCCCACTCGGTCCTGTCGACGTCTTCGACGCCGCGAAAAGCGACTTCAACCAGTACAAGCTGTCGATCTACGGCGGCTCGAACGAAATCCAGAAGAACATCATCGCCCAAGCGCTGCTCGGACTTTGA
- a CDS encoding 3-hydroxyacyl-CoA dehydrogenase NAD-binding domain-containing protein yields MNGSQAAPFVTHALDANVLVIRIDHPPVNALSADVRRSLVAAIEEAEANPAVAVALIIGTGRNFIAGADIREFGKPPQPPLLPTVCERIESSTKPVVAAIHGAALGGGLEIALAAHYRIALRDAKLGLPEVNLGLLPGAGGTQRAPRLIGAPAALDLMLSGRHVSGNEALALGLVDRLAASGDIAAEGLAYARELASAQAAPRPTRDAQALARDPTAAKAAIDAARAQIAARSRGLLSPMKIVDAVQAALERPFDEGLALERSAFLECLASPQRAGLVHAFFAEREAAKAPETQASSPRSIERVGIVGGGTMGAGIAVAVLDAGLPIVMIEREEAALAAGRARVERVYEGLVAKGRIQAADKAAALARFTGSTSYEALSDADLVIEAVFEDMSVKKAVFVELDRVARSGAVLATNTSYLDIDEIASATGRPADVIGLHFFSPANVMKLLEIVVPARVAPDVVATAFDFARRLRKVAVRAGVCDGFIGNRLLAVYRTAADYLLEDGASPYQIDGAMRAFGYPMGPYQVVDLAGGDIGWAARKRRAATRDPRARYVEIADRLCERGWFGQKTGRGFYRYEDGARVGKPDPEVEAIVAAERERHGIVPRTFSDEEIVRRLMMAVINEAANVVREGIALRPLDVDVTLVHGYGFPRYRGGPMKYADTLGLANVLAALRRYEREDALFWKPSTLIIELVERGADFSSLDEPRS; encoded by the coding sequence ATGAATGGATCTCAAGCCGCCCCCTTCGTCACGCACGCGCTCGATGCGAACGTGCTCGTCATCAGGATCGATCACCCTCCCGTGAACGCACTGAGTGCCGACGTGCGCCGCTCGCTCGTCGCGGCCATCGAGGAAGCCGAGGCCAACCCAGCCGTCGCTGTCGCACTGATCATCGGCACCGGCCGCAACTTCATCGCGGGCGCCGATATCCGCGAGTTCGGCAAGCCCCCTCAGCCGCCCCTGCTGCCCACGGTCTGCGAGCGCATCGAGTCGTCGACGAAACCGGTGGTCGCCGCGATCCACGGGGCAGCGCTCGGCGGCGGGCTCGAGATCGCCCTGGCCGCGCACTATCGCATCGCGCTGCGCGATGCGAAGCTCGGATTGCCCGAGGTGAATCTCGGCTTGCTGCCGGGTGCAGGGGGCACGCAGCGCGCGCCCCGCCTCATCGGTGCGCCCGCGGCGCTCGACCTCATGCTTTCGGGCCGTCACGTAAGCGGTAACGAGGCGCTTGCGCTCGGGCTCGTCGACCGCCTCGCCGCAAGCGGCGACATCGCAGCCGAAGGTCTCGCCTATGCGCGCGAACTCGCCTCCGCCCAGGCGGCCCCCCGTCCGACGCGCGACGCGCAAGCGCTCGCGCGAGACCCGACCGCCGCAAAGGCGGCAATCGATGCCGCACGCGCGCAGATCGCCGCGCGCTCGCGCGGCCTGCTCTCGCCGATGAAGATCGTCGACGCGGTGCAAGCCGCGCTCGAGCGGCCATTCGACGAAGGTCTTGCGCTGGAGCGCAGCGCCTTTCTCGAATGCCTCGCGAGCCCGCAGCGCGCGGGGCTCGTCCATGCGTTCTTCGCCGAGCGCGAAGCTGCCAAGGCGCCCGAAACGCAAGCGTCGTCTCCTCGCTCGATCGAACGCGTCGGCATCGTGGGCGGCGGCACCATGGGTGCCGGCATTGCCGTGGCCGTACTCGATGCCGGCTTGCCCATCGTCATGATCGAGCGCGAGGAGGCCGCGCTCGCCGCAGGGCGCGCGCGCGTCGAGCGCGTCTACGAAGGGCTCGTCGCGAAGGGCCGCATTCAGGCCGCCGATAAGGCTGCGGCGCTGGCGCGCTTCACCGGCAGCACATCTTACGAGGCGCTCTCGGATGCCGATCTCGTCATCGAAGCCGTGTTCGAGGACATGTCCGTAAAAAAAGCCGTCTTCGTCGAACTCGATCGCGTGGCGCGGTCCGGCGCCGTGCTGGCCACCAATACGTCGTACCTCGACATCGACGAAATTGCGTCGGCCACCGGGCGGCCCGCCGACGTGATCGGCCTGCACTTCTTCTCGCCCGCCAACGTGATGAAGCTGCTGGAGATCGTCGTGCCCGCGCGCGTCGCACCCGACGTGGTCGCCACCGCATTCGATTTCGCACGGCGCCTGCGCAAGGTGGCCGTGCGCGCGGGCGTATGCGACGGTTTCATCGGCAACCGTCTGCTCGCCGTTTATCGGACGGCGGCCGACTATCTGCTGGAAGACGGCGCCTCGCCGTACCAGATCGATGGCGCCATGCGCGCGTTCGGTTACCCCATGGGCCCTTATCAAGTTGTCGACCTGGCAGGCGGCGACATCGGCTGGGCGGCGCGCAAGCGCCGCGCAGCCACGCGCGATCCGCGCGCCCGCTACGTCGAAATCGCCGACCGGCTCTGCGAGCGCGGCTGGTTCGGGCAGAAGACGGGCCGCGGGTTCTACCGCTATGAGGACGGGGCGCGCGTGGGCAAGCCGGACCCGGAAGTCGAAGCCATCGTCGCGGCGGAGCGCGAGCGGCACGGCATCGTCCCGCGCACCTTCAGTGACGAGGAGATCGTGCGGCGCCTCATGATGGCCGTCATCAACGAGGCAGCGAACGTCGTGCGGGAGGGGATCGCGCTGCGTCCGCTCGATGTCGACGTGACGCTCGTGCATGGCTACGGTTTTCCGCGCTATCGCGGCGGCCCGATGAAATACGCCGATACGCTCGGCCTCGCCAACGTGCTCGCGGCTCTGCGCCGCTACGAACGCGAAGACGCACTGTTCTGGAAACCGTCCACGCTGATCATCGAACTCGTCGAGCGCGGCGCGGACTTCTCGAGCCTCGACGAGCCGCGCTCCTGA
- a CDS encoding LysR family transcriptional regulator translates to MDPNALALLVEILEAGNLSAAARRLKMTRANVSYHLAHLERTLGLQLVRRTTRRVEPTEAGLRLVEHGRAIRNAVRAAKESAETLGKTLQGRVRLSVPSGYGQLVMADWLVAFKRQHPGIVLDVTFENRIEDLLRDEIDIAVRVMSEPPQNVVARDMGPVHYVACASVYYAREHGMPGGLDALRRAPLITSAVVGRQLRVSAYLDDERHEVLLEPTLISENFAFLRQALLAGLGVGIVPRYVVDDDIRRREVVTTLDAWRLSIFGTHMYMLYMPDRHQTRAAAALIEFLLGRAATRAAGRPRDPGE, encoded by the coding sequence ATCGACCCGAACGCGCTGGCGCTGCTCGTGGAAATCCTCGAGGCTGGCAACCTGAGCGCGGCTGCTCGCCGGCTCAAGATGACGCGCGCGAACGTGAGCTACCATCTCGCCCATCTCGAGCGCACGCTCGGGCTGCAACTCGTGCGGCGCACGACACGGCGCGTCGAGCCGACGGAAGCGGGTTTGCGTCTCGTCGAGCATGGCCGCGCGATCCGCAATGCCGTGCGCGCAGCCAAGGAGTCGGCGGAAACGCTCGGCAAGACGCTGCAGGGGCGAGTCCGGCTCTCGGTGCCGAGCGGCTACGGCCAGCTCGTCATGGCCGATTGGCTCGTCGCATTCAAGCGGCAGCACCCGGGCATCGTGCTCGACGTGACCTTCGAGAACCGCATCGAAGATCTGCTGCGCGACGAAATCGACATTGCAGTACGCGTGATGTCCGAGCCGCCGCAAAACGTCGTCGCGCGTGACATGGGTCCCGTGCACTACGTGGCCTGCGCATCGGTGTACTATGCCCGCGAACACGGCATGCCCGGCGGACTCGATGCGTTGCGTCGGGCACCGCTGATCACGTCGGCCGTGGTGGGGCGGCAGTTGAGAGTCTCGGCATACCTCGACGATGAACGCCATGAGGTACTGCTCGAGCCGACGCTCATTTCGGAGAATTTTGCGTTTCTGCGGCAGGCATTGCTCGCGGGGCTCGGCGTGGGCATCGTGCCTCGGTACGTCGTCGACGACGACATACGCCGGCGCGAAGTGGTGACGACGCTCGACGCGTGGCGCCTGAGCATTTTCGGTACGCACATGTACATGCTCTACATGCCGGACCGGCATCAAACGCGCGCGGCTGCCGCATTGATCGAATTCCTGCTGGGCCGGGCTGCGACGCGGGCGGCGGGCCGCCCGCGCGATCCCGGCGAGTGA
- a CDS encoding CsbD family protein: MNKDQVKGMTEKAKGKVNETVGKATDNPAREAKGDLQQGAGEIRKGYGDAKEELKKGHHH; encoded by the coding sequence ATGAACAAGGACCAAGTGAAGGGCATGACCGAAAAAGCGAAGGGCAAGGTGAACGAGACGGTGGGCAAGGCCACCGACAACCCGGCTCGCGAAGCGAAGGGCGATCTGCAGCAAGGTGCCGGCGAGATCCGCAAGGGTTATGGTGACGCCAAGGAAGAACTGAAGAAAGGCCATCACCACTGA
- a CDS encoding transglycosylase domain-containing protein yields the protein MNRPLARMPLRAIATMSPGARLKWLLGLAAAALVAVVAYLASIEMQSSRLQARYLARLDHDVGFSVESGASYSIRFPAHGPYDGRLGYARLPDFQKRLATRGYEVTRQARISPTMASIADHGLFVPYAEKDQGGLRLFDTTGEPLFQARYPALVYADFESIPPLVVSALTFIEDRYLLDSSQPYRNPAIDWGRFSRALSDQVLRLVNRHQSTPGGSTLATQIEKFRHSPGGRTSTPPEKLRQIASASVRAYLGGEETLPARRGIVVHYLNTVPLAAQPGVGEIEGLGDGLTAWYGRDFDEVNQLLSQASVQGLNEATPPEQTAQQALAFKQMLSLLIAQRAPSYFLVRNPAALDRLTDSYVRVLAANGVITTALRDAALAERLELRRAPPPPPATSYVARKAVTLLRAQLMNALGVANVYDLDRLDLTVHSTLNKHVQAEVSDRLARASTAEGAKAAGLYGFEMLRPGDDPSKIAFSFTLFERRNGENLLRVQTDSVNQPFDINRGARLNLGSTAKLRTIITYLQVVEALHARYGALSGAELKRVRPDPSDALTRWALDYLAHTNDRSLPTMLQAAVERKYSASPGEMFSTGGGLQAFTNFDKSDNGRILTVHDAFQHSVNLVFVRLMRDIVRYEMVDAAGPSQRWLDDPALRRSYLTRFADQESLVYLHRFYVKYKGETPDAALDKLIAGMRSKAPAKVATVLRSVVPDGPRGWFDRRMRAALKGTPNASLKDDDLGKLYAKYGPDKFDLNDRGYIARVHPVELWMLNYLRAHPRASEGELRAASKDARLTSYAWLFKTRHRGAQDRRIRHMVELEAYARIARSWRALGYPFETVTPSYAAAVGASGDRPDALAQLIGIVANDGTMLPPHSIGSLEFAAGTPYETAFAHAAGARGTAIAPEIVDVVHRLLHDVVQGGTGARLAGGLPLPDGRAFEVYGKTGTGDQRFQVYAPGARLIESRKVNRTATFVFVIDNRFFGTLTAYAHEPYAERYSYTSAMAVQLLKSLGPELAPLFGPPPARAKNVAGAAGTPSKAAKAGAAAAPIVSF from the coding sequence ATGAACCGCCCGCTCGCCCGAATGCCGTTGCGCGCCATCGCCACGATGTCGCCCGGCGCGCGCTTGAAGTGGCTCCTTGGGCTCGCCGCCGCGGCCCTGGTCGCCGTTGTCGCCTACCTTGCCTCGATCGAGATGCAGAGTTCCCGGCTGCAGGCGCGCTATCTGGCGCGGCTCGACCACGACGTGGGCTTTTCGGTCGAAAGCGGGGCGAGCTACAGCATCCGCTTCCCCGCGCACGGCCCATACGACGGACGGCTCGGCTACGCGCGTCTGCCTGACTTTCAAAAGCGGCTTGCCACGCGCGGTTACGAGGTGACCCGGCAAGCGCGTATTTCGCCGACGATGGCGTCAATCGCCGATCATGGCCTCTTCGTCCCTTACGCGGAGAAGGATCAAGGCGGCCTGCGGCTTTTCGACACGACGGGCGAGCCGCTTTTTCAGGCGCGCTACCCGGCGCTCGTCTACGCCGATTTCGAATCGATCCCGCCGCTCGTCGTGAGCGCGCTCACGTTCATCGAAGACCGCTATCTGCTCGATTCGAGCCAGCCTTACCGCAATCCCGCGATCGACTGGGGCCGCTTCTCGCGCGCGCTGAGCGATCAGGTGCTGAGGCTCGTGAACCGCCATCAGTCGACGCCGGGCGGCAGCACGCTCGCCACGCAGATCGAGAAATTCCGCCACTCTCCCGGCGGGCGCACGTCCACCCCGCCCGAAAAGCTGCGTCAGATCGCATCGGCTTCCGTGCGCGCCTACCTCGGCGGCGAAGAGACGCTGCCGGCACGGCGCGGGATCGTCGTGCACTACCTGAACACGGTACCCCTCGCGGCGCAGCCGGGCGTGGGCGAGATCGAAGGATTGGGCGACGGTTTGACGGCCTGGTACGGACGCGATTTCGACGAAGTGAACCAGTTGCTCTCGCAGGCCAGCGTGCAAGGTCTCAACGAGGCAACGCCGCCCGAGCAGACGGCTCAACAGGCGCTCGCGTTCAAGCAGATGCTCTCCTTGCTCATTGCGCAGCGTGCGCCGTCGTATTTTCTCGTGCGCAACCCGGCGGCGCTCGATCGCCTGACGGACAGCTACGTGCGCGTGCTGGCGGCCAACGGTGTCATCACGACCGCACTGCGCGACGCCGCGCTCGCCGAACGCCTCGAATTGCGTCGCGCGCCCCCGCCACCACCGGCGACCTCGTACGTCGCCCGCAAGGCCGTCACCTTGCTGCGCGCGCAGTTGATGAACGCGCTGGGCGTCGCCAACGTCTACGATCTCGATCGCCTCGACCTCACCGTGCATTCGACACTGAACAAGCACGTACAAGCCGAAGTAAGCGATCGTCTCGCGCGCGCGAGCACGGCCGAAGGCGCGAAAGCAGCGGGGCTCTATGGCTTCGAGATGCTGCGCCCCGGCGACGATCCATCGAAGATCGCGTTCAGCTTCACGCTCTTCGAACGCCGCAACGGCGAAAACCTGCTGCGCGTGCAGACGGACAGCGTCAACCAGCCGTTCGACATCAACCGCGGGGCAAGATTGAACCTCGGGTCCACGGCCAAGCTGCGTACGATCATCACGTATTTGCAGGTTGTCGAAGCGCTGCACGCACGGTACGGCGCGCTCTCGGGCGCCGAGTTGAAACGCGTGCGCCCCGATCCGAGCGATGCGCTCACGCGCTGGGCGCTCGATTATCTCGCGCACACGAACGACCGCTCGCTACCCACGATGCTGCAGGCCGCGGTCGAGCGCAAATACTCGGCGAGCCCCGGCGAGATGTTCTCCACCGGCGGCGGGCTGCAAGCATTCACGAATTTCGACAAGTCGGACAACGGGCGCATCCTGACCGTGCACGACGCCTTTCAGCATTCGGTCAACCTCGTGTTCGTGCGGCTGATGCGCGACATCGTCCGCTACGAGATGGTCGATGCGGCCGGCCCCTCGCAGCGGTGGCTCGACGACCCCGCGCTCCGGCGCAGCTATCTCACTCGATTCGCCGATCAGGAAAGCCTCGTCTATCTGCATCGGTTCTATGTGAAGTACAAGGGCGAAACGCCCGATGCCGCGCTCGACAAGCTCATTGCCGGCATGCGCAGCAAGGCGCCGGCGAAGGTGGCCACCGTCTTGCGCAGCGTCGTCCCCGATGGCCCGCGCGGCTGGTTCGACAGGCGCATGCGCGCCGCGCTGAAGGGCACCCCGAACGCGTCGCTCAAGGACGACGATCTCGGCAAGCTCTATGCGAAATACGGCCCCGACAAGTTCGATCTCAACGACCGGGGCTACATCGCGCGCGTGCACCCCGTCGAGCTTTGGATGCTGAACTACCTGCGCGCGCACCCGCGCGCATCGGAGGGCGAGCTGAGGGCCGCGAGCAAGGACGCACGGCTTACGTCCTATGCGTGGCTCTTCAAGACGCGTCACCGCGGCGCGCAGGACCGGCGCATCCGCCACATGGTGGAACTCGAAGCCTACGCGCGGATAGCCAGGTCATGGCGCGCGCTCGGCTACCCGTTCGAAACCGTCACCCCCTCGTATGCGGCCGCCGTCGGTGCATCGGGCGATCGGCCCGATGCGCTTGCGCAATTGATCGGCATCGTCGCCAACGATGGGACGATGCTGCCGCCACACAGCATCGGCTCGCTCGAGTTCGCCGCCGGCACGCCGTACGAGACCGCGTTCGCTCACGCGGCAGGCGCGCGCGGCACGGCGATCGCGCCCGAAATCGTCGACGTCGTACATCGGCTGCTGCACGACGTGGTGCAAGGCGGCACCGGCGCACGGCTCGCGGGCGGGCTGCCGCTGCCCGATGGACGCGCGTTCGAGGTCTATGGCAAAACGGGCACCGGCGATCAGCGCTTCCAGGTCTATGCGCCGGGCGCGCGCCTCATCGAGTCGCGCAAGGTCAATCGCACGGCCACGTTCGTTTTCGTCATCGACAACCGCTTCTTCGGCACCTTGACCGCCTACGCGCATGAACCCTACGCCGAGCGCTATTCGTACACGAGCGCGATGGCCGTACAGTTGTTGAAGTCGCTCGGCCCCGAACTCGCCCCGCTTTTCGGGCCGCCGCCGGCCCGCGCGAAAAACGTGGCGGGTGCGGCGGGCACGCCGTCGAAGGCCGCAAAGGCGGGGGCCGCGGCGGCACCCATCGTCTCGTTTTGA
- a CDS encoding autoinducer binding domain-containing protein, with the protein MRSWAEELVGEFNETDSDAQVFAKIESAANHLGFEYCAYALRAPWPLSKPKTRLVNNYPEWWQRRYEEARYIEIDPTVRHARRSRTPVIWSDALFAEAPQLWREARSVGLRVGWAQSAFDSCGVAGMLTLARSDGPLTADELTEKEARMRWLVNTAHLALKRVLMPKLMDDPERGLTEREIEVLKWAADGKTSGEISKILVISVDTVNFHVKNAVTKLKSANKTAAVVRAAMLGLLH; encoded by the coding sequence ATGAGAAGCTGGGCCGAGGAACTGGTGGGCGAGTTCAACGAGACGGACTCGGATGCGCAGGTGTTCGCCAAAATCGAAAGCGCGGCAAACCATCTTGGTTTCGAGTATTGCGCGTACGCATTGCGCGCGCCATGGCCGTTGTCGAAACCGAAAACGCGCCTCGTCAACAACTACCCCGAATGGTGGCAAAGGCGCTACGAGGAGGCGCGCTACATCGAGATCGATCCGACCGTGCGGCACGCGCGACGCTCCCGCACGCCGGTCATATGGAGCGATGCACTTTTCGCCGAGGCGCCTCAGCTGTGGCGTGAGGCGCGCTCTGTCGGACTGCGCGTCGGGTGGGCGCAATCGGCCTTCGATAGTTGCGGGGTGGCGGGCATGTTGACGCTCGCGCGCTCGGACGGCCCGCTGACGGCGGACGAACTGACCGAGAAAGAAGCGCGCATGCGCTGGCTCGTCAACACCGCGCATCTGGCGCTCAAGCGGGTGCTGATGCCGAAGCTCATGGACGATCCCGAGCGCGGTTTGACCGAGCGCGAAATCGAGGTCCTGAAGTGGGCGGCCGATGGCAAGACGTCGGGCGAGATCTCGAAGATCCTCGTCATCTCGGTCGATACCGTCAACTTCCATGTGAAGAATGCGGTGACGAAGCTCAAGAGCGCGAACAAGACCGCGGCGGTGGTGCGCGCAGCGATGCTCGGCCTCCTGCATTAG
- a CDS encoding ABC transporter ATP-binding protein produces MSCPPLLQILALAAARGATAVLDDVSLSVAPGSTACVLGEPGAGKSTLLMTVAGLVRPSRGSIRFAGEEIRRKRANEIAARGIAWVPQNRLLFRNLSVRENLLAYVWREPDRARVEADAARLFERFPRLGARAQESACQLSSSDQQLLAIGRALMSRPTMLLIDDPTADLPPGTADDICAWLAELNRDGIGVLLGAREPHTPLLRLASDAYRLAQGRIVSGGERRTSDSPLRGGRPAPSPRPT; encoded by the coding sequence TTGAGCTGCCCGCCACTGCTGCAGATCCTGGCGCTCGCCGCAGCGCGCGGTGCCACCGCGGTACTCGACGACGTCTCGCTGAGCGTGGCACCCGGTTCGACGGCTTGTGTGCTCGGCGAGCCTGGCGCGGGCAAAAGCACCCTGCTCATGACCGTCGCCGGACTCGTGCGCCCGAGCCGCGGCTCTATCCGGTTCGCCGGCGAGGAAATCCGCCGCAAACGAGCCAACGAAATCGCCGCGCGCGGCATCGCCTGGGTACCGCAAAACCGCTTGCTGTTTCGCAATCTGTCGGTGCGCGAGAACTTGCTCGCGTACGTCTGGCGCGAGCCCGACCGCGCCCGCGTTGAAGCCGACGCCGCCCGGCTCTTCGAGCGCTTTCCGCGCCTGGGCGCGCGCGCCCAGGAAAGCGCGTGCCAGCTTTCGAGCAGCGATCAGCAACTGCTCGCGATCGGGCGAGCATTGATGTCGCGCCCGACGATGCTGCTCATCGACGATCCGACTGCCGATCTGCCGCCCGGCACCGCCGACGACATCTGCGCATGGCTCGCCGAACTCAATCGCGACGGCATTGGCGTGCTGCTCGGCGCGCGCGAACCGCATACGCCGCTGCTGCGCCTCGCGAGCGACGCCTACCGTCTCGCCCAGGGCCGCATCGTATCGGGCGGCGAGCGGCGCACGAGCGATTCGCCGTTGCGCGGCGGCCGGCCCGCACCATCGCCGCGGCCGACATGA
- a CDS encoding alpha/beta hydrolase family protein: protein MTEARDVPAPEPVWFDAEDGYRLGGFVWHADRPAAADAGHPGGARSVVVVNAATSVRCRYYFRFAARVAAQGHDVVLYDYRGIGESRPPRLAGLRATWLDWGRLDCEAALRFALHRFPGKPLDVVAHSIGGFVVGLAPSNHTLRRVFTMGAQYAYWRDYAQRERLAMLAKWHVAMPALAALLGYVPARRLGWMEDTPRGVALAWSRSRARFEDTYRRGPLAVPRAARERLVSQFAQLRAPICAVSVTDDPFGTVPAIERLLGYFAASAERLHVRLAPRHIGADAIGHFAFFHRRFEHTLWPIALHWLATGALVPAFGDMLVSRRGADAPLAPSVSSGAACEDADAA from the coding sequence ATGACGGAAGCGAGAGACGTTCCCGCACCTGAACCCGTGTGGTTCGACGCCGAGGACGGCTATCGGCTCGGCGGTTTCGTCTGGCATGCGGATAGGCCTGCCGCGGCAGATGCCGGTCACCCAGGCGGCGCCCGCTCGGTGGTGGTCGTCAACGCGGCCACCTCGGTGCGCTGCCGCTATTACTTCCGCTTTGCGGCCCGCGTGGCTGCACAGGGCCACGATGTGGTGCTCTACGACTATCGCGGCATCGGCGAGTCGCGCCCGCCGCGGCTTGCTGGTCTTCGTGCGACATGGCTCGACTGGGGCCGCCTCGACTGCGAAGCGGCGCTGCGTTTTGCCCTCCATCGCTTTCCGGGCAAGCCGCTCGATGTGGTTGCGCACAGCATCGGCGGATTCGTCGTCGGTCTCGCGCCGTCGAATCACACGTTACGGCGCGTTTTTACGATGGGCGCTCAGTACGCGTATTGGCGAGACTACGCGCAGCGGGAGCGCCTGGCGATGCTCGCGAAGTGGCATGTGGCCATGCCCGCGCTGGCCGCGCTCCTCGGCTACGTTCCCGCCCGCCGGCTCGGCTGGATGGAAGATACGCCACGCGGTGTGGCGCTTGCGTGGAGCCGCAGCCGGGCGCGCTTCGAAGATACCTATCGGCGCGGGCCGCTGGCAGTGCCGCGGGCCGCGCGCGAGCGGCTCGTGAGCCAGTTCGCGCAATTGCGTGCGCCGATCTGCGCAGTGAGCGTGACCGACGATCCGTTCGGTACCGTACCGGCGATCGAGCGACTCCTGGGCTATTTCGCCGCGAGCGCCGAGCGCTTGCATGTGCGGCTGGCGCCGCGGCACATCGGCGCCGACGCGATCGGTCACTTTGCGTTTTTTCATCGGCGCTTCGAGCATACCCTCTGGCCGATCGCGTTGCATTGGCTCGCGACGGGCGCGCTCGTGCCCGCCTTCGGCGACATGCTCGTATCGCGGCGCGGTGCGGACGCGCCCCTTGCACCGTCGGTCTCATCGGGCGCCGCTTGCGAGGATGCGGATGCGGCATAG